In the Hermetia illucens chromosome 1, iHerIll2.2.curated.20191125, whole genome shotgun sequence genome, CATAGTTtcgcttcgagctcgaatagtAACACCAACTCGAATCCTGCCTAACAATTAGGTGAAGGTGATTACGGAAACAATTCGTAATAAATTGCTCCGTGAGAGTAGAGGTCCTGGAGTTGaatcatcgacaaatgatcttcacaaccatttgAGAACTTTTTCATTGATACACCGCCGCAAACGTACTTGGCGCGGTCgcaaaaaagtcagaacgaTTCGTTTGACGATGAAGGTAagttagcaatggaacggaataaTAGTGCATACCGGGCAATCCTGCAATCTCGAAGAGTGGGGCAcaagcagagacttatcacgaatttgtTTAgtagaaaagcgacttcacagacggaaagggATGCCTAGGAAAacaaataggtctgtgaacttgagaagcacaGAAATTTAACGCACCACGCaccgaagttttaccaacaagtcagcaggatgaaaccaactacaactcgatgctcatcctaccgaaacaaaaaaggaaatctgatttccgatggaatgggcatattgaaacgATGGGTAGTGTTTTtaaatgaactgctcaacacgGATTTGGAGTTTCCGCCAACTGAATATGACGGAGAAATACTCGTACTGCCACCGCCCGtggaattcattggcttaagagTCATAAGCCGTCAGGAGTCAACAAATTTTCTTTGTGTGACAAGCAGTGGAAAAACCTTGTGGAATATGGCCAATATTTGCACAATCATGATCGACTTCAAGGTCGCCTATTATAGCATAGTCTTATCTAGGGACCGTCCACGGTCCACGGACTCCAATTTtaacaaaaagttgactgacgataAACTTTggtatttaacccaaaaaagaggagtccgtagaCCACaatagaggaagtaagttgcttcccaagtggtccggtttgtcatcaagtggatgcggaatcaagactcccagcatcctcgacCAAaaattctggtggaattcagaaattgaacaATTTCAGAACAACTACCTTACAGCTATGAGGTGGTCCTAGTATAGAAGAAGCCGACCTGAATTCGGGGATTCACAAGTGCAAAATCAAAACcgcgaatataaaaaaatgggGGACGGGACGGGAAAactcacacaagaaaaccatccatTGAAACACAAATATCTGAACTACAAGGGCCCATGCCAGTTAGCTATTACATTCCGTGCCCCCCTAGACACTGTATTTAGTCTCCTTGGATGGTGCGTATAGATCAATGATGTCATTGTCCAATCTTTTGGGTTAAAGAATTAACTAATGTGGAACTGTTACGCTTACGTAAGTAGATTGACGGAGGCCTGGGTAATTTTGTATGTTCAGCAGAATGTCACTATCTTCATTCTCAGCAGAATGTCCATTGTCTTAGTAGGGGAGGATGCTGAATTGTTTCTGTGGATTAATGTTTAGCATTTTTCGCTGGACTTTCGTCCTTGTTAGATTTAGGGCTCTTCAAGCGTTTAAAGGTGAATAGGATGTACCTATCTAATCCTGTCTGTACTTTTTCGGGTGGTCTCCGCCAGTCTTTATTTGCGTTTTGGGTAACATTCAATGCTGCCCTGAGAAAATTTTAGAAGCCTCAAAAATATTCGTTAACACTAAGACCCGAGGCCGGATGCAATACCGAATATTGCCCTGAAAGCAGCAGTAAGGACAGTACCAGTTATGTTCGCCGAACATTGGTAGCTACAAAAGCTGATATTCATTCCAAAGTCAGGTGAACCATAGATAATCTCTCCTCAAATAGACCGATATATCTAGTTAATATCATTTCCAAATTGAACATTTGAGAGATTAATATACAATAGACAGCTCTTTATTGCGGAAAGGGAACGACGCCTTTCTGACAAGCAATTTGGATTTTGTAAGGCGAGATCAATTGCTGGCGCAATCATTATGGCAATTGGCTTGGCCTAGGTTGCAATAGAGGGAGACAAATGATATGCAGTACTAACCCTAGATATAAAGAATGCGTTGAACtctgaaaaatggaagaaaatcatCAAAGGCCCTGGAATAGATTGTACGCGTCTCAGAAGGTGAATCGAAAATATTCGCTACAAGTTGCGGTGTGTCATAAGGTTCTATCTTAAGTTCCTTGCTGCTATTAAGTACTGGGAACTATCCATAACCAGGTGACTCAGGTAGAATtcagaagaaaataataaagggAGTGAAGCACAATGGGCTGCAGTTAGGAACTGATCCTACTTCGCAGCGCAACGCTTTAGACCAGCCTCGCAGGGAGAGTGTAAGGAGGAGGAGGCGGTCTTAGTGATTAAGTTTTATCTAACTGCATTGCAAGAGGAAGTGGTAGGTTTTGCATCTTTCCAACTTCGGACGATGAAAGAAAATAGTTTCATTTTTCACATAACTTTATACCATATGCACTAGAAGAATTTGACGCCGTACTGAACATCTCCTTAAAGTTTGTTGTAAAGATTATTTTGGCTCGATTTGTTCGTCTATTTTACGTGGATGCCCGGgtagctgagcggttagagcacaagcctgtcgtacggaaggtcgcggttcaaatctcgttgccggcagtggggtttgtatcgtaatttgatgccggataccagtcgactcagctatgaacgagtacctgagtcaaatcagggtaataatctcgtgtgagcgcaatgctgaccaaattgcctcctacagtgttctgtagtgaaccgttacggtcttgaatgaagtactctaacacacttcaaggccctgatccaatatggattgttgtgccaacaattattattaccaTTATTTTACGTGGTATATGTAGGGGTGTTAAAGGCAACTCTTTTTAGTGCTTATGTAAGCGAGGACATTTTCAGTAGAGAATGCAGAGACTGCTATGGTTGCTCAGTCCAGGTCAAAAAGCACCTATACTGTGAGTGGGTCGCCATGGCATCAGATGAATCTAATGAAATGTCATGTCCACATTAAATTACTGTCGTGTTTGGAAATTTTGGAAAACTTAGAACCAATTATTTGAAGGCACCCTTGAAAAGGAAGTTGAGAGCACTGGAAAAGAGATTATAACTATCCACCAGAGTTCGCCacaaaattgattttaaatATATTCGAAAAAGAAAACTATTGAAATGCAGGAGAGTAGTTAATTATAGGTCGCAAAAGATGAGCTTCATTTGGGGGTTCACTAAACTGTTTCACACTAACCTCCCAACAGCGTCGACTTCACCAATGGCGCAATCCTTGAATTCTACGAACCATGCGTTAACGAATTTAAGGACAGCTTCTATAGCAGGCCCACTAGCTGATGTTGACATCCGCATGGCTAGGTTTTGTCCAGCGTGTCGATATTTAGAAGATAAACGGCAGTCATCGTGAGCGAAAATACACTGATCGGCATGCATTCTTGCAATATATTCTAGTTCCGTATCCCAAACCTGTATTGAAATATTGGTATAGTTGATGACTATCGCTGACCATCAAAACACCCACCAGCTCCCTCATCCGAGTAGCCTTGGGATAAGTTTTCCCATCTTTGTCCTTAATTGCTCCATCGCCGCATGCCACAGCATTCCTTTTCTCATTGTGGGCATCGATTAAAACCTGTCGTAACTCTTTTGTCATGACAATCCTTGTCCAGTTTTTGGTAGGCACACCTCTTCCACTTTTGCTAAACTGAAAGTATTCCTTATGAGAGTGTGGAATGCAGCTAACAATGAAGTTTCTTACCATTTGTTCTGGATGGCAAGCGATGTGTTTACCTTTGGAGCAGTTTACTTCCATCTTACAATAGTCATAAAAGTGGACACCAGAGCAGAAGTACGCTGCAGTTAACGCCAAAGCGAGCCATGCTGCTGGGGATAACATTCTACTTGAAATTTGGACccaatttaaaaagtttttattaatttaaattaaaactgATTTTATTAAGATAACTTTACGCCAACATCTTGCTCTACCCAGTTCAATTATCGTTCTGATGGATATGTCTGAAGTTGCTTAGACTGAAAGTTCTATTGACTATGATAGTGGGATCGCAATCTggttttttttctcgaaatggTTTAGATTTTCTGAGGAGGTAAACATTCCCAGCCACTTCTGCAAGGTTTTTGCTGTTACCGCAAGACTCAAATAGTAAATTCGAGAGTTACAATGGATTGTTTTTTGGTGCGCAGTTACAAAAAGTTCTCCATTAACACTTTTGAATTAGAGACGGTGGAATAACCAATTTGCTACTGTTTAGTTTTTAGTGATAGGTTTAGTTGCTTATGACTGAAAACAATCAAAAGAGCACTTTTGTTTATATCATGCCTGTTTGCAAGTATCTATCAGGGAAGTATGAGTCAGCTAAACTTTGGGTAATTATTGTTCTAATTGCAGTATATAGGTACATTGGCTCAATTTCACCCAGTGTCTAATTAAGTGGCTCCTATATTATTCTTATGCCGAGTTGTGAACATGATAATTTAGGAAGACTATCTTAATCACCATAGCCTGTGACTATGGCTACGATTATGTATGTGACGAAGGTACGAAGGCTTGAAGATTTTGACGGCTTTGTTTTACCATCGCGTAGGC is a window encoding:
- the LOC119661486 gene encoding antigen 5 like allergen Cul n 1-like, with the translated sequence MLSPAAWLALALTAAYFCSGVHFYDYCKMEVNCSKGKHIACHPEQMFSKSGRGVPTKNWTRIVMTKELRQVLIDAHNEKRNAVACGDGAIKDKDGKTYPKATRMRELVWDTELEYIARMHADQCIFAHDDCRLSSKYRHAGQNLAMRMSTSASGPAIEAVLKFVNAWFVEFKDCAIGEVDAVGSTSTDKQIGHFTVMVNERVTRLGCALTRCVQKPEKNQKYMLLLTCDYSFTNMKRLRMYTKGNSAASKCDEVKSTKSARYKCLCTHSDYQL